Genomic DNA from Streptomyces sp. NBC_01571:
CGTGGCTCGTCGCCGATCTCCTGAGCGTGCAGGGCCTGAAGATCGTCAATGACGACATGACCGGCCGGACCCACCGGGACCGGAAGCTCCTCACGGGCGACAGTCCCCTCGCCTCCCACCGCCTCGGTCTTCTCGCGGCGGACGCCCTGGTCGAAGCCGCCCGGTCCGCCGGCTGAATCCTCGGCCGTGGATCGTCGGACCCGGGACGTCGAGTGGAGCGTTCACATAACGGACCACGGCCGGAACAGCGCTCGGCGTGGCATGAAATCGCTTCTTAAAAAGGGAACTCAGGGGAAACATGAGTTTATGAGCGTTCATTTCATCACCGGCGCCAATTCGGGTATCGGGGCGGCGGTGGCTCGACTGCTGGCCGCGCGCGGGGAGGTTCTGTGGCTGCTGGCCAGGGACCCGGATCGGGCGGCGGCCCTGCGTGCCGCCTTCCCCGGCAGCCGCACCCTGGTGGCCGATCTCGCCGTGCCGGGGGAACTGGCAACCGCGCTCGAACTCCAGGGAATGCCCGAGCAGTTGGACTCGCTGCTGCACGTGGCCGGTGTCCTGGAGCCCGGTACGGTGGGGCAGTTGGGAGCCGGACCGTGGCAGGAGATCTGCGCGGTGAACCTCTTGGCACCGCCGAGCTGACCCGGCTGTTGCTCCCGGCGCTCCGCGCCCGGCGGGGACACGTCGTGTTCCTCAACTCCGGTGCGGGCCTGCACGCGCCACCGGGACTGGCCGCGTACGCGGCGTCGAAGTTCGCCCTCAAGGCACTCGCCGAGTCCCTCCGCGCGGAGGAGTACCAGCACGGTGTCCGCGTGACGTCCGTCTACCCCGGCGAGGTCGACACACCGATGCGGGCCGAACTGCACGCCCGGCTCGGCATCGCCTACGACCCCGCCACCTGTCTCACCGTGGATTCCGTGGCCCGGGTGGTGGCGGGCGCGTTGGACCTGTCTCGGGACGGGACGGTGAGCGATCTGATGCTCCGTCCCGGCTGAGCGTGCGGAGGCGGGCGGCCCGGATTCCGGTCCGCCCGCGCAGCCGTGCCCGTCGTGCCCGTCTCGCCCGTCGTGCCTGCCGGGCGGCCGTCGGCGGGAGTGGTCGTCAGTCCGTGGAGTCGAGGCCCGCTCCGTGACCGCCGACCAGCGCCCGGTATCCGGGCGCGGCGGCCAGCAGCTCGCTGTGGGTCCCCACCAGGGCCCGGTCTCCGTCGAGGAACAGGACACGGTCGGCGCGCCGTGCCGGACCGGGCCGGTGGGTGATGGTGACGACCGTGCCGGGACGGGTGCGAAAGGCTTCTTCCACGCGCAGCTCCGCCTGGGCGTCCAGGTGGCGGGTGGCCTCGTCGAGGATGACCAGTCGGGCCCGCGAGAGGTGGGCGCGCGGACCAGGGCGATGATCTGCCGCTCCCCCGCGGACAGCGCGGCCGGATCGACCGTGGCCTCCAGACCGCCGAGGCGTTCCAGCAGAGGAGCCGCGCCGACGGCGCGTACGGCGGACAGGACGTCCCGCTCCCGCGCGCACGGACGAAGCCATCGCAGGTTCTCCTGAAGCTCGCCCGCGAACACATAGGCGTCCTGCGGCAACAGGACGCGGACGCGCGCCAGTTCCCGGGGGGTGAGCCGGCCCGCTGCCGTACCGCCGAGCACGACGTGCCCCCGATCCGGCGGGACGTCACCCGCCAGTACGTCGGCGAGGGTGGACTTGCCGACCCCGGAAGGGCCGACCACGGCAAGGTGCTCCCCGTCGTGCAGGGTGAGGTCCAGGGCGTCGAAGACGGGTTGCGCGGCGGCTCCGTAGGAGTAGGAGATGCCGCGGAGGAGGACGGATCCGTCCGCGGGACGGTGACCGTGCTCGCCGTCCGGCGCGGCAGCGGGGTCCGTCCGCCGCTTCGGGGGGAGCACGGCATCCGGGGGCAGTGGGCCTTCTTCGTGTGCGCCCTCGTGGGGCGCGCCGTTCGTCTCCCCGTGGTCCGCGCCGTCCGCCGGGCTCCGTGGAACAGCCGGGGCTACGGGGGCGGGTGGCGGCTGGGAGGCGGCGGCGAGGCGCTCGGCGGCGACGGCGAGGCGCAGCCAGGACGATCCCACGCCCTGGACGAGCAGCCGCAGGGCCGGTTCCAGCGTCCCGGTGAGGTAGGCCAGTACGCCCATGACCTCGCCAGGGGTCAGCCCTCGGCGGACCAGCGCAGGGGCCGCCAGGACGACGAGCAGGAGTGGCAGGTGTGCCCCCAGCGCGACGAGGAGCCGTCGCAGGGCTGCGGTGACCGCCAGTGCGCGGTTCGCGCGGACCGCGGCGTCGACGGCGGCGAGCAGGTCCTGTTCGGCTAGCCCGCGGGCTCCGCAGGTGACGATGTCGCGCAACGCGGTCAGGGTGTCGGCGCACAGGCGCGCCAGGTTCTCGTCGGCGGCGAACGCCTGTCGCTGGCGCCGCATGGTGACCGGCGTGGAGGCCGCGAACCCCGTCAGCGCGAGCAGCAGCGGTACGGCGATCAGGGGGGTGGCCGCCGGGGCGAGCATCGCGGTGCCCCCCAGCACCGCCGCCGCCGTGAGGGCGAAGTGGGAGACGACCAGCAGCTGTCCGGCGGTGGCGTCACGAACTGCCTCCACCTGGCGGGTCAGTTGGGCCACGGCCGCGGCGGCGGACGCGTCCGGGCGGCCTCGGGCCGCGACGCCCCGGTGCAGCAGGCCGGACACCAGTCGGCGTACCAGCCGGTCGCGCATCGGCTCGACGACGTGCGCGAGTTGAGGGTAGGTCTGCCGGGTCGCCCACGCACCGATCAGCGCGGCCGCCGCGAACACGGTGAGCCAGCACGCGGCCTGGCCCGGCCGGTGTTCGAGGAAGCCACGGTCGACGGCCAGGGCCATCGCCTTGCCGGACACCAGGGCCGGCAGGGCCGACAGCGGGGTCCACGCGAGCAGCCGGAGAACCGCCGCGCGGCTGTCGGTGAAGGCCGAGCGCAGCACCTCGGCGGCGGCGCGGGCGGGCCGCCGCGGCCGGGCTCCGGCAGCCGGGACAGCAGCGTCGTGGGCCACAGGCGCCGCGAGGGTGACGGGGGTGACAGGGGCGGGCATCGGTTCGGCCCCCGGTGACGGCGGGCGGACGGGAGGGACCGTGGCACGGACGGCCGGTGTCGTGTCGTCAGTCACCGGCGGAGGCCTTCAGGGGAGCCGGCCGGGGGCCGGGCGTTCCGCCGTCGAGCACGTCACGGTAGGCGGCGTGGGGCCAGAGGTCGTCGTGGGCGGCGACGGTGCGGACGCGGCCCTCGTGGAGCCAGGCGACCCTGTCGGCCGCGGCGGCCACGGTGGCGCGCCGGGTGATGTGCAGGACGGTGCGTCCGGCCGTCTCCCCGCGCAGGGCGTGCAGCGCCGCGGCTTCGGTGGCGCCGTCCAGGCCGCAGGTCGCGTCGTCCAGGACGATCAGGCGGCTGTCGCGGGCGAGCGCTCTGGCCAGGCCGAGGCGCTGGCGTTCTCCGCCGGACAGGACGAGGGAGGCCATCGGCGTGCGGTAGCCGTCCGGCGGACGAAGGCCTCGGCCTGCGCGGCCCGCGCGGCCGCGGAGTCGCGACGGCGGCGGCGCCGGGCCGAGGCCTAGGCCGAGTGCGTCCTGGACCGTGGCGCCGGTCAGCACCGGGTCGGCGAAGGCACAGGAGATCGCGGTGGGCAGTTCGTCGGGGTGGATCGCCGCCAGCGGGACGCCGTCGAGCGTGACGGTGCCCTCGTCGGGTTCGGCCAGGCCCACGGCGAGCGCGGCCACCAGCGAGGTCACCGAGTCGGGGGCGCCCACGAGGGCGGTCCAGGAGCCGTCGGGCACCGTCAGGTCCAGTCCGTCCAGGGCGACGGCACCCTGACGGTGTACGACGACGCCCCGCAGTTCCAGACGGCCCGGACCGGCGGGCAGCGGACGGGGGGTGATCCTGCGGACCGGCAGGGTGAGTACGTCGGTGAGCCGGGCCGCGCCCGCCCGGGCCTGGGCCACGTCGAGGAGGCTCTGTGCGGTACCGAGGCCGCTGAGGCCGATGCCGGTGTAGCCGAGGGCGGTCAGCAGATCACCGACCTCGAGCCGGCCCGCGGCGACCTGCGTTCCCGCGACGGCCAGGACCGTGAGCTGGGTGGCCGGGGCGAGCAGGCCGGTGCACCAGGCGGTGCGGCGCTGGGTGTCCCACAGTTCGTGTCCCAGTCTCGACAGGTGCGGCAGGGGACGCAGCACGCGCTGGATCTCCCGGGTGACGGTGGCCGAGGCGGCGATGCTGCGGCTGCCGCTCAGCGCGTCGAGCAGTCCGGACGCCAGTTGCGCCTGGGTCCGCTGGTATCCGTCGCCCGCGTGGGTGGTGCGGCGCAGTGGGCGGCGGATCACCGCGTAGCCGGTGGGCGCGGTGACCAGGAACGCCAGGGACAGCAGCGGGGAGAGCAGGGTCAGGGCGACG
This window encodes:
- a CDS encoding ABC transporter ATP-binding protein, with the translated sequence MHSDRTDAAPPQPAPTGSPDRPPARPVPPTADDTGPDDSDRPETPRPPHLLLPAAGGRWAAVLALAVAASTTATLLLPALLARAVNQALAGAGTATGRQLIALLALLTAAEAAAQYAAPRSSADAASRIRTTAIRRMLAAGPAAVSRMPVGDLVARLTASAPQAALAAPALVYSAAQLLMAAVAVVALTLLSPLLSLAFLVTAPTGYAVIRRPLRRTTHAGDGYQRTQAQLASGLLDALSGSRSIAASATVTREIQRVLRPLPHLSRLGHELWDTQRRTAWCTGLLAPATQLTVLAVAGTQVAAGRLEVGDLLTALGYTGIGLSGLGTAQSLLDVAQARAGAARLTDVLTLPVRRITPRPLPAGPGRLELRGVVVHRQGAVALDGLDLTVPDGSWTALVGAPDSVTSLVAALAVGLAEPDEGTVTLDGVPLAAIHPDELPTAISCAFADPVLTGATVQDALGLGLGPAPPPSRLRGRAGRAGRGLRPPDGYRTPMASLVLSGGERQRLGLARALARDSRLIVLDDATCGLDGATEAAALHALRGETAGRTVLHITRRATVAAAADRVAWLHEGRVRTVAAHDDLWPHAAYRDVLDGGTPGPRPAPLKASAGD